The Nitrosomonas cryotolerans ATCC 49181 genome includes a window with the following:
- a CDS encoding peptidylprolyl isomerase: MARANARHILVKTEEQCNNLKTEIENGAEFDAIAQQHSLCPSGKQGGNLGEFGPGQMVKEFDTVVFSAPIGEVQGPVKTQFGYHLLEVTERQD; this comes from the coding sequence ATGGCACGAGCAAATGCACGTCATATTTTGGTAAAAACTGAAGAACAATGCAACAACCTGAAAACTGAGATCGAAAACGGTGCCGAATTTGACGCAATAGCACAACAGCATTCTTTATGCCCATCAGGTAAACAGGGCGGCAACCTGGGAGAATTTGGCCCCGGGCAAATGGTCAAGGAATTCGATACCGTCGTTTTCAGCGCACCCATCGGGGAAGTACAAGGCCCCGTTAAAACCCAATTTGGTTACCACCTTCTTGAAGTGACTGAACGACAAGATTAA
- a CDS encoding lipocalin-like domain-containing protein: protein MPILKYIQYEWFKQKYRSTRFMQVFACSVVLFATVVLADSPRFSPVTPDYVLTFPHDYGAHPDFRIEWWYVTGWLETVDKEPLGFQITFFRSATGHNPDNPSRFAPKQLIIAHMALSDPDKGKVLYEQRSAREGFELSYARLGNTDIKLDDWRFVREIDGGYQVNMQAADFSLDLSLAPTQAMILQGDKGFSRKGPTLAQASYYYSEPHLNVAGTIFHHNQPVTVSGRAWLDHEWSSELLDAEAVGWDWVGANLADGSAFMAFQIRHKNGTQLWAQAILRDASGHVTQFKPEQIEFVPVRTWRSPYTEAIYPVVMRVHTDTAEWLLTPLLDDQELDSRQSIGAAYWEGAVTLTRDGQFAGQGYLELTGYADSLNLNR, encoded by the coding sequence ATGCCGATTCTTAAATATATTCAATATGAGTGGTTCAAGCAAAAATATCGATCCACCCGTTTTATGCAAGTATTTGCATGCTCAGTGGTTCTATTTGCTACAGTTGTTCTTGCCGATTCGCCCCGGTTTTCACCTGTAACACCTGATTATGTCCTGACTTTTCCACATGATTATGGCGCTCATCCGGATTTCCGTATCGAGTGGTGGTATGTAACTGGCTGGCTGGAAACTGTGGATAAAGAACCATTGGGTTTTCAGATTACTTTTTTTCGCTCTGCAACCGGTCATAATCCGGATAATCCAAGTCGTTTTGCGCCCAAGCAATTGATTATTGCACACATGGCACTATCTGATCCGGATAAGGGAAAAGTGCTGTATGAGCAAAGAAGTGCACGGGAAGGTTTCGAGCTGAGCTATGCCAGATTAGGCAATACCGATATAAAGCTGGATGACTGGCGTTTTGTACGCGAAATCGACGGCGGTTATCAGGTGAATATGCAGGCAGCTGATTTTAGCCTGGATTTATCATTGGCCCCGACGCAAGCTATGATACTGCAGGGAGATAAGGGTTTTTCGCGCAAGGGTCCGACCCTGGCGCAGGCCAGTTATTACTATAGCGAGCCACATTTAAATGTGGCAGGTACAATTTTTCATCATAATCAACCCGTGACTGTCAGTGGCCGTGCCTGGCTTGACCACGAATGGTCCTCCGAATTGCTGGATGCTGAAGCTGTGGGGTGGGACTGGGTAGGCGCTAATCTTGCTGATGGTTCGGCCTTCATGGCATTTCAGATTCGTCACAAGAATGGGACTCAATTATGGGCACAGGCTATATTGCGTGATGCATCGGGTCATGTCACACAATTTAAGCCGGAGCAAATAGAGTTTGTGCCCGTACGTACTTGGCGGTCACCGTATACAGAGGCTATCTATCCCGTGGTCATGCGGGTTCATACAGATACAGCTGAATGGTTACTCACACCCCTATTGGATGATCAGGAACTGGATTCGCGGCAGTCTATCGGCGCAGCTTATTGGGAGGGTGCGGTGACGCTGACACGAGATGGACAATTCGCTGGGCAGGGCTATCTTGAGCTAACAGGATATGCTGATTCACTGAATTTAAATAGATAA
- a CDS encoding FtsX-like permease family protein, whose protein sequence is MRLSCWLFVAEWRTHRVQAMVAIIAIALGVALGFSIHLINTAAFNEFSAAVRNLTGQSDLQVQGKQAMFDESLYPTLATYTEVALVNPVLELDAFLLTASQDKKDNRLKVLGIDMLRAARISPDLIGMPAEDRPLDGLADDAIFLSPAAMEWLQVRQGETLAVRVGTQIVTLRIAGGLVRARAGQRIAVMDIGAAQWHFRHVGLLSRVELKLRPGINRDAFKAALAEELGERYFVTEVADQEMRIANMSRAYRVNLNMLALVALFTGAFLVFSTQVLSITRRRHQFALLRVLGLTRSQLLRQILLEGATLGVIGSLLGLMLGYAIAIIALHFFGGDLGGGFFPGIKPSVHFSPLATSLFFIIGLSVTLLGSVVPAWEAAHAKPATALKSGSEDMAVLRWTTPWPAIVCLCSAILLAQLPPVFELPVFGYLAIALVLIGGIALMPVFSAFVFSFLLKRMKWPITNAVLTLALARLANTPNQASIALGGVLASFSLMVAMAIMVTSFRISVDDWLLDVLPADLYVQAASSGGQGGFQLDEQKIIATVPGITRIDFLRVLRLVIDPERPAITLIARPIDLSHVGNTLPIIDEIPMSALLQEGVKPIWVSEAMVDLYGYTMGKRITLPIGTTASEFLIAGIWRDYGRQFGAVQMQLADYQALSADYSINTAVLWLQAGISSEQASTALQRLPFGDTLEISASSEMRALSLEIFDRSFAVTYLLEIVAVIIGLLGVAASFSAQALARTKEFGMLRHIGVTRRQVFTLLITEGGLLTALGIMLGFVIGWGISLILVFVVNPQSFHWTMQLHLPWIWLTIVAGVMLLSAALTALIAGRRAVSVNVVRAVREDW, encoded by the coding sequence GTGCGCTTGTCTTGCTGGCTGTTTGTTGCTGAATGGCGCACTCACCGCGTACAAGCGATGGTTGCAATTATTGCTATCGCACTGGGTGTCGCACTCGGATTTTCAATTCATCTGATTAATACAGCGGCTTTTAACGAATTTTCAGCAGCCGTCAGGAATCTGACTGGCCAGTCAGATCTACAGGTGCAGGGTAAACAAGCCATGTTTGATGAGTCACTTTACCCCACGCTGGCTACTTATACGGAGGTTGCGCTTGTAAACCCGGTATTGGAATTGGACGCTTTTCTGTTAACAGCATCACAAGACAAAAAAGATAATCGGTTGAAAGTACTGGGTATTGATATGCTGCGTGCAGCCAGGATTTCACCGGATCTAATTGGAATGCCCGCCGAAGATCGGCCACTGGATGGGCTGGCCGATGATGCTATTTTTTTGTCGCCTGCTGCAATGGAATGGCTACAGGTTAGGCAGGGAGAGACGCTAGCAGTACGTGTAGGGACACAGATCGTTACTCTGCGAATTGCGGGTGGTTTGGTGCGTGCCCGTGCGGGACAACGTATTGCGGTGATGGATATTGGTGCGGCGCAGTGGCACTTTAGACATGTTGGATTATTATCGCGTGTTGAATTGAAATTACGGCCGGGTATTAATCGCGATGCATTCAAAGCAGCTTTAGCCGAAGAGCTTGGCGAGCGATATTTTGTTACCGAGGTAGCTGATCAGGAGATGCGTATCGCTAATATGTCGCGCGCTTATCGCGTCAATTTAAATATGCTGGCGCTGGTTGCACTGTTTACTGGTGCATTTCTAGTGTTTTCAACACAGGTATTATCAATAACCCGGCGGCGTCATCAGTTTGCATTGTTACGTGTGCTGGGGTTGACACGTTCGCAATTATTGCGACAGATTTTGTTGGAAGGCGCTACTTTGGGCGTCATTGGATCATTGCTGGGTTTAATGCTGGGATATGCGATTGCGATTATAGCCTTGCATTTCTTTGGCGGTGATTTGGGAGGGGGATTTTTTCCAGGAATAAAACCGAGTGTTCATTTTAGTCCATTGGCTACGAGCCTGTTCTTTATTATCGGATTAAGCGTTACCTTGCTGGGCAGTGTTGTGCCGGCCTGGGAGGCAGCACACGCTAAGCCAGCCACGGCGCTCAAATCAGGCAGTGAAGATATGGCGGTTTTGAGGTGGACAACTCCCTGGCCGGCCATTGTCTGTTTGTGTTCAGCAATCTTGTTGGCGCAGCTTCCCCCGGTCTTCGAGTTGCCTGTTTTTGGTTACCTTGCGATTGCACTGGTTTTGATTGGTGGCATTGCATTGATGCCTGTATTTTCAGCTTTTGTCTTTTCCTTTCTGCTGAAAAGAATGAAATGGCCTATTACTAATGCCGTGTTGACATTAGCCCTCGCACGATTAGCTAACACACCTAACCAGGCATCGATTGCGCTGGGTGGGGTACTGGCAAGTTTCAGTCTGATGGTGGCGATGGCGATTATGGTAACCAGTTTTAGAATATCTGTTGATGACTGGCTACTGGATGTGTTGCCTGCCGATCTTTATGTACAGGCTGCTTCAAGTGGCGGTCAGGGTGGTTTCCAGCTGGATGAGCAAAAGATAATAGCGACAGTACCTGGTATTACGCGTATTGATTTTTTACGTGTCTTGCGACTAGTGATTGATCCTGAGAGGCCGGCTATTACGCTGATTGCCCGTCCTATAGATCTGAGCCATGTCGGCAATACACTACCAATAATCGATGAAATACCGATGTCTGCCTTGCTGCAGGAAGGTGTTAAGCCTATTTGGGTATCGGAAGCAATGGTTGATTTGTACGGTTATACCATGGGTAAACGTATTACCTTGCCGATAGGCACGACTGCGTCTGAGTTTCTTATTGCCGGGATATGGCGCGATTATGGTCGTCAATTTGGAGCTGTACAGATGCAGCTGGCAGACTATCAGGCATTATCGGCAGATTATAGTATTAATACGGCTGTCTTGTGGTTGCAAGCTGGAATAAGTTCAGAGCAGGCCAGTACAGCGTTACAACGTTTGCCATTTGGCGACACGCTAGAGATATCGGCATCAAGCGAAATGCGCGCGTTAAGTCTGGAAATCTTTGATCGCAGTTTTGCGGTCACTTATCTACTGGAAATAGTTGCTGTGATTATTGGATTACTTGGCGTCGCCGCCAGTTTCTCAGCGCAGGCATTGGCGCGTACCAAAGAGTTCGGTATGTTGCGTCATATTGGCGTAACGCGCCGTCAGGTATTTACCTTGCTGATTACGGAAGGTGGCTTGCTGACAGCACTTGGAATTATGCTGGGCTTTGTAATTGGCTGGGGTATTAGTCTGATTCTTGTTTTTGTTGTGAATCCACAATCATTCCACTGGACCATGCAGTTGCATCTGCCATGGATCTGGCTAACGATTGTAGCCGGGGTCATGCTGCTATCTGCCGCATTGACCGCATTGATAGCAGGCCGTCGTGCAGTGTCTGTGAATGTAGTGCGTGCGGTGCGGGAGGATTGGTGA
- a CDS encoding ABC transporter transmembrane domain-containing protein: protein MTNNPPDTRARWQAIKMTAAFIRPYKHQVIYSLLALLFTAAVTLSIGQGIRLLIDQGFATQSRALLTQYVSIFLLLVIALAIGTFSRYYWVTWLGERVIADIRRKVFDHLIHLHPGFFEQNRSLEIQSRLTADMTLLQSVVGSSVSFALRNLIMMIGGVIWLFITNAKLTAIVIICIPLVVTPILVFGRRVRGLSRQSQDKIAIVGAYVGEVLGQIKTVQAYNHQEIDKSKFHDYVEAAFTVAKHRITQRALLVTMVIIMVLGAVGIMLWVGGIDVIEGRISGGELAAFVFYSVIVGSAVASISEVVGELQRATGAAERTMELLNAPNQIQSPLHMHPLPPITGSIKIEQLCFAYPSRPDVLTINHLTLNIQAGETLALVGPSGAGKSTLFDLLLRFFDCQSGCIKLEEINIQQLDLFALRRCFALVSQNPALFYGTISDNIRYARPDAPDADVEAAAKAAYAHEFICKLPHAYQTHLGDAGLGLSGGQKQRLAIARAVLADAPILLLDEATSALDSQSEFWVQQALTKLMVNRTTLVIAHRLATVKSADRIAVLDQGRLEALGTHTELMKSSKLYSHLATLQFQSTQPL, encoded by the coding sequence ATGACGAATAATCCACCTGATACGCGCGCCCGTTGGCAAGCAATTAAGATGACCGCAGCGTTTATACGCCCCTATAAACACCAAGTCATTTATAGTTTGCTCGCACTCTTGTTCACTGCAGCTGTCACCTTATCCATTGGACAAGGCATCCGCTTGCTTATTGACCAGGGTTTTGCGACACAATCAAGAGCGCTGTTAACGCAATACGTCTCCATATTTTTATTGTTGGTAATCGCCCTTGCTATCGGAACCTTTTCTCGCTATTACTGGGTTACCTGGCTAGGCGAGCGTGTCATTGCGGATATCCGCCGCAAAGTATTCGATCATCTCATCCATTTACATCCCGGATTCTTTGAACAGAATCGCAGCCTTGAAATTCAGTCGCGGCTGACAGCTGACATGACCCTCCTGCAATCGGTCGTTGGCTCATCGGTCTCGTTTGCCTTACGCAATCTGATCATGATGATTGGCGGTGTTATCTGGCTGTTTATTACTAATGCAAAATTAACTGCGATTGTCATTATTTGCATCCCATTGGTAGTCACACCTATTCTAGTATTCGGCCGCCGGGTGCGTGGCTTATCCCGCCAAAGTCAGGATAAAATTGCGATAGTAGGCGCTTATGTCGGAGAAGTACTCGGGCAGATTAAAACCGTGCAAGCCTATAATCATCAGGAAATTGATAAATCCAAATTTCATGATTATGTAGAAGCAGCCTTTACGGTTGCAAAGCATCGCATCACCCAACGTGCGTTATTAGTCACCATGGTCATTATTATGGTATTAGGTGCCGTTGGTATCATGCTTTGGGTGGGAGGAATCGATGTTATTGAAGGTCGTATCAGCGGTGGTGAATTGGCTGCTTTTGTATTCTACAGTGTCATTGTCGGCTCTGCCGTAGCCTCCATTTCAGAAGTGGTTGGCGAACTACAGCGAGCTACAGGTGCCGCTGAGCGCACCATGGAATTATTAAATGCGCCCAACCAGATACAATCTCCCCTTCACATGCATCCACTACCGCCTATAACAGGCAGTATCAAAATCGAACAGCTTTGTTTTGCTTATCCGTCTCGTCCTGATGTATTAACCATCAACCATTTGACATTAAATATTCAGGCAGGAGAAACCTTAGCATTAGTTGGTCCTTCGGGCGCAGGCAAGTCAACCCTGTTCGATTTATTATTACGCTTCTTCGATTGCCAATCCGGTTGCATCAAACTGGAAGAAATTAATATTCAACAACTCGATTTGTTTGCCTTGAGACGCTGCTTCGCTCTCGTTTCTCAGAATCCAGCCTTATTTTATGGCACTATTAGTGATAATATTCGATATGCACGACCCGATGCGCCCGATGCAGATGTTGAAGCAGCCGCTAAAGCGGCATACGCACATGAATTTATCTGTAAATTACCACATGCCTATCAGACACATCTAGGTGATGCCGGGCTCGGTTTATCGGGTGGTCAAAAGCAGCGCCTGGCAATAGCACGGGCAGTATTAGCCGATGCGCCTATTTTATTGTTGGATGAAGCCACCAGTGCATTAGATTCACAAAGTGAATTCTGGGTACAGCAAGCGCTGACAAAATTAATGGTCAATCGCACTACATTGGTTATCGCACATCGTCTGGCTACCGTAAAATCAGCTGATCGAATCGCTGTGCTTGATCAAGGACGTTTGGAAGCACTGGGCACGCACACCGAGTTGATGAAGTCCAGTAAACTATATTCTCATTTGGCCACGTTACAGTTCCAGTCAACTCAGCCGCTGTAA
- the shc gene encoding squalene--hopene cyclase, with the protein MRVFHRISKLLRQHINFVRTNEVTFSPATPDLNQDVINATELEKKFTAARETVLSLQHKDGHWCFPLEADCTIPAEYILMMHFMDEVDVDLEIKLARFIRAQQDLKHGGWPLYYGGHLDLSCTVKAYYALKLAGDSPDTAHMARARAAVLEQGGAARANVFTRIVLAMYDQIPWRGIPVVPAELILLPRWFPFHLSKVSYWSRAVMVPLSILCTLKARAANPRRVQIRELFTVAPEDEQHYFPPALTRLNRLFMLIERVISRLEPLFPQSLRRFAVRRAERWIIERLNGECGLGAIFPAMVNAHEALALLGYAYDHPYREQCRKALQGLLVDEGEHMWCQPCTSPVWDTVLTCLALQEDQGIDQQPVREALDWLVMQQILEEPGDWRDSCPQLLGGGWAFQYANPHYPDLDDTAAVAWALHQGNSSTHHQSLARAANWLAGMQSGDGGFAAFDIDNTCHYLNEIPFADHGALIDPPTSDVTARCVGLLAKYGESRHQDAVQNGMAFLFREQESNGAWFGRWGTNYIYGTWSVLEAFRLAKLDTEHTAIRRAVQWLLSVQREDGGWGESNDTYFKPAQAGQFETSTSFQTAWALLGLMAAGEVDSRPVRNGINYLLRSQSSDGLWEEPWFTAPGFPRVFYLKYHGYSKYFPLWALARYRALLREHTA; encoded by the coding sequence ATGAGAGTGTTTCATAGAATATCTAAGCTGTTGCGGCAACATATTAATTTTGTGCGTACGAATGAAGTCACTTTTTCTCCAGCAACCCCTGACTTGAATCAAGATGTAATTAACGCAACAGAGCTGGAAAAGAAATTTACTGCGGCACGTGAGACTGTACTTTCTTTACAGCATAAAGATGGCCATTGGTGTTTCCCGCTCGAGGCAGACTGCACAATTCCTGCTGAATATATATTAATGATGCACTTTATGGATGAAGTGGACGTTGATCTGGAGATTAAACTCGCGCGATTTATCCGCGCTCAACAAGATCTAAAACATGGCGGTTGGCCACTTTATTATGGTGGACACTTAGACTTGAGCTGCACAGTCAAAGCCTATTATGCGCTTAAATTGGCTGGTGATTCGCCGGATACGGCACATATGGCGCGTGCGCGCGCAGCAGTGCTGGAACAAGGAGGCGCCGCACGTGCCAATGTTTTTACAAGAATAGTGCTTGCTATGTATGATCAGATACCGTGGAGAGGTATACCTGTTGTTCCGGCAGAATTGATTTTGCTGCCCCGCTGGTTTCCCTTTCATTTGAGTAAAGTCTCGTATTGGTCGCGTGCTGTCATGGTGCCATTATCCATTTTATGTACTTTGAAAGCGCGTGCTGCTAATCCGCGCCGGGTACAGATTCGCGAATTATTTACCGTAGCGCCAGAGGATGAACAGCATTATTTTCCACCGGCACTGACCCGCCTTAATCGCTTATTCATGTTGATAGAAAGGGTTATTTCACGACTGGAACCACTTTTTCCTCAATCTTTACGTCGCTTTGCGGTGCGTCGCGCCGAACGCTGGATAATTGAACGCCTTAATGGTGAGTGTGGCCTGGGGGCGATTTTTCCTGCCATGGTGAATGCGCATGAAGCGCTGGCATTACTGGGATACGCTTATGATCACCCTTATCGAGAGCAATGTCGAAAGGCATTACAGGGATTACTGGTAGATGAAGGCGAACATATGTGGTGTCAGCCTTGTACGTCGCCTGTATGGGATACTGTGCTGACCTGTCTTGCATTGCAGGAAGATCAAGGTATCGATCAACAACCGGTTCGAGAGGCGCTTGATTGGCTAGTAATGCAACAGATCCTGGAGGAACCGGGAGACTGGCGTGACAGTTGTCCCCAATTGTTAGGTGGCGGCTGGGCATTTCAATATGCTAATCCGCATTATCCAGATCTTGATGATACCGCCGCAGTAGCTTGGGCATTGCATCAGGGGAATTCTTCTACACATCATCAGAGCCTGGCGCGCGCAGCAAACTGGCTTGCTGGCATGCAGTCCGGCGATGGTGGTTTCGCAGCTTTTGACATAGATAACACCTGTCACTATCTTAATGAAATTCCTTTTGCAGATCACGGTGCCTTAATTGATCCGCCTACCAGCGATGTGACGGCGCGCTGTGTTGGTCTACTGGCTAAATATGGCGAATCTCGCCATCAGGATGCTGTGCAAAATGGCATGGCGTTTTTATTTCGGGAACAGGAGTCGAATGGTGCTTGGTTTGGGCGCTGGGGCACTAATTATATTTATGGTACCTGGTCGGTATTGGAAGCTTTCCGACTGGCAAAATTGGATACAGAGCATACTGCCATCCGTCGTGCAGTACAATGGCTGCTATCCGTGCAACGTGAAGATGGCGGATGGGGAGAAAGTAATGATACTTATTTTAAGCCGGCACAGGCGGGTCAGTTTGAAACGAGTACTTCTTTTCAGACTGCCTGGGCGCTGCTTGGCTTGATGGCTGCGGGAGAGGTGGATAGTCGGCCCGTACGGAATGGCATCAATTATTTGTTACGCAGTCAATCCAGTGACGGTTTATGGGAGGAGCCCTGGTTTACGGCACCGGGTTTTCCACGTGTTTTCTATTTGAAGTACCATGGATACTCAAAATATTTTCCATTATGGGCTTTGGCACGATATCGTGCATTGCTCAGAGAGCACACTGCGTGA
- a CDS encoding ABC transporter ATP-binding protein, with product MLELRHINKAYIDGRPVLSDLSYALNAGEYVAIMGDSGVGKSTLLNLIAGLDTPDSGEIGIDGTIISLLDDDAATQLRREKFGFIFQAFHVLPHLTLNQNIALPLLLNGNSMERVASMLAAVGLDDRGNSFPHELSGGELQRVAIARALVHRPKLILADEPTGNLDPDTAHDILMLIRAEIKANGAAGIIVTHSRAAAETADHVLTLTKDGLYPMVFNHVG from the coding sequence ATGCTTGAGTTGCGCCATATTAATAAGGCTTATATAGATGGACGGCCAGTACTCTCTGATTTGTCTTATGCCCTGAATGCGGGTGAATATGTGGCAATCATGGGCGATTCGGGTGTTGGGAAGTCAACATTATTAAACCTGATTGCCGGATTAGATACACCTGATTCAGGAGAGATAGGTATTGACGGCACGATCATTTCATTGCTGGATGATGATGCGGCAACACAGTTACGACGTGAAAAATTTGGTTTTATCTTCCAGGCCTTTCATGTGCTGCCACATTTGACGCTGAATCAAAATATTGCCTTACCGCTGTTACTCAATGGAAATTCTATGGAACGTGTGGCATCCATGCTGGCGGCTGTTGGTCTAGATGACAGAGGAAACAGTTTTCCACATGAGCTGTCCGGAGGCGAATTACAACGTGTTGCCATTGCGCGCGCGCTCGTGCACCGTCCAAAATTAATTTTAGCTGATGAACCAACCGGTAATCTCGATCCGGATACCGCTCATGATATTCTTATGTTAATACGCGCCGAAATTAAGGCAAACGGGGCAGCGGGCATCATTGTTACTCACTCGCGTGCCGCTGCGGAGACTGCAGACCATGTGCTGACATTAACAAAGGATGGCTTGTATCCTATGGTTTTCAATCACGTCGGGTGA
- a CDS encoding phosphorylase has translation MGIVIALRAEANCLTSTRLPYNEIACLGNDTLVWLCGMGDHAARTAAKGLQANGATALISFGVAGALDSSLRSGDLVLPGAIHTSEKVYPVALDWRDRLQLLLPSHLSIANGILATSLVTLTSEAAKRELATATGACAVDMESGAIAETAANADIPFLAIRAIIDSIEFSPPPALNHAVYPDGSVNLFDLLKLLWRRSVNLHTLFQLAIGMRAACHTLSTVARYTHMQLGRTADK, from the coding sequence GTGGGTATCGTTATAGCACTGAGGGCAGAGGCAAATTGCCTGACTTCTACTCGCCTGCCTTACAATGAGATAGCCTGTCTGGGGAACGATACTCTGGTATGGCTTTGTGGAATGGGAGATCATGCGGCTCGGACGGCCGCGAAGGGGTTGCAGGCAAATGGTGCGACTGCTTTGATTAGCTTTGGTGTTGCCGGTGCGCTGGATTCAAGTTTGCGCTCGGGTGATTTAGTGTTACCTGGGGCAATACATACTAGTGAAAAAGTTTATCCGGTGGCGCTGGATTGGCGTGATCGACTACAGCTGCTGTTACCCTCTCATTTATCGATTGCAAATGGCATATTAGCGACAAGCCTCGTGACGTTAACTTCGGAAGCGGCAAAGCGTGAATTAGCAACAGCTACTGGTGCTTGTGCAGTCGATATGGAGAGTGGCGCGATTGCGGAGACCGCAGCAAATGCGGACATACCATTCCTGGCCATCCGTGCCATTATTGACTCCATTGAATTTTCACCACCGCCTGCATTGAATCATGCCGTATATCCTGATGGCAGTGTGAATTTATTTGACTTGCTAAAGTTGTTATGGAGACGATCAGTGAATTTACATACCTTATTCCAGTTAGCGATAGGGATGCGGGCAGCCTGTCATACTTTATCGACTGTAGCTCGATATACGCATATGCAATTAGGCCGTACCGCTGATAAATAA
- a CDS encoding glycerol-3-phosphate dehydrogenase/oxidase: MKRHLPLLQNQPFDLLVCGGGIYGAWTAYDAALRGLKVAIVEQGDWASTTSSASSKLIHGGLRYLESYDFKLVKKSLAERQMLLKMAPHRVWPLRFGVPVYADSRVGMLRLKLGLMLYDFFAAESTPAMRHRHFDSPHFATHFPILNESMLKGGFVYTDAQTDDARLVLELIAGAMDAGAVCVNYCKVIELMEAEGRAYGAQIQDQISNTIQKIHAKQIVQTIGQWISTVTTSQDWCRLAKGIHLVMPAVLKDEALLLTAKSDGRVFFMMPWYGFTLLGTTDTDYRGDPAQINIEAEDVSYLLAAANSYLKAAWTETDIISSFAGVRVLKQSSQSMPSAVSRDWELKTTNNGVHYSIGGKITSARQDAAHIVDTVCAQLGIKTTCATQNRPFPWAPAENYTEWLSAMQAQAIKLNIDAESTKWLIRRHGKRVKEIYLSIESKPELAARIIPSLPLILADLQYCARHEMVVHLDDLLRRRLPLMILTQLTEDHLRQITAKLTDILDWDETVISQEIENCRQYPLYNE; this comes from the coding sequence ATGAAAAGACACCTTCCATTACTGCAGAATCAACCATTTGATCTCTTAGTCTGCGGTGGGGGTATTTATGGCGCTTGGACAGCTTATGATGCTGCCTTACGTGGCTTGAAAGTGGCCATTGTTGAACAGGGTGACTGGGCCAGCACAACTTCTTCTGCTTCCAGCAAGTTAATTCATGGTGGCTTACGTTATCTGGAATCCTATGATTTTAAGCTAGTCAAAAAATCACTGGCTGAACGCCAGATGTTACTAAAAATGGCGCCTCACCGCGTATGGCCCTTACGCTTCGGGGTTCCCGTATACGCCGATAGTCGTGTTGGTATGCTGCGACTGAAACTGGGTTTGATGCTATATGATTTTTTTGCGGCAGAAAGTACCCCTGCGATGCGCCATCGTCACTTCGATTCCCCCCATTTTGCTACACATTTTCCGATACTGAATGAATCCATGCTGAAAGGTGGTTTTGTTTATACCGATGCACAAACTGATGATGCCCGCTTAGTGCTTGAATTGATTGCAGGCGCTATGGATGCCGGCGCGGTCTGTGTAAATTACTGTAAAGTAATTGAATTAATGGAAGCAGAAGGTCGTGCCTATGGCGCACAAATCCAGGACCAGATAAGCAATACTATACAGAAAATCCATGCCAAACAGATTGTCCAAACCATTGGTCAATGGATATCAACGGTCACAACAAGTCAGGACTGGTGTCGTCTGGCCAAGGGAATACACCTGGTCATGCCTGCTGTACTCAAGGATGAGGCATTGCTACTGACAGCAAAATCCGATGGCAGAGTGTTCTTTATGATGCCCTGGTATGGCTTCACCCTACTTGGTACCACGGATACAGACTATCGGGGTGATCCGGCACAAATCAATATTGAAGCAGAAGATGTTTCTTATCTACTTGCCGCAGCCAATAGCTACCTTAAAGCAGCCTGGACAGAAACAGATATCATTAGCAGCTTTGCCGGTGTGCGTGTGTTAAAACAAAGTTCACAATCCATGCCATCTGCTGTCAGTCGAGATTGGGAATTAAAAACCACGAACAATGGCGTACATTATTCCATTGGTGGGAAAATAACCTCAGCACGACAAGACGCAGCTCATATTGTCGACACAGTGTGTGCTCAATTGGGTATCAAAACGACATGTGCAACTCAGAATCGACCATTTCCCTGGGCACCCGCAGAAAATTACACTGAATGGCTATCTGCCATGCAGGCACAGGCAATTAAGTTAAATATTGACGCAGAAAGTACAAAATGGCTGATACGTCGTCATGGCAAGCGAGTAAAAGAAATCTATCTCAGCATTGAAAGCAAACCGGAGTTGGCTGCACGCATCATCCCATCGTTACCATTGATTTTAGCCGATCTTCAATATTGTGCCCGCCATGAAATGGTGGTACATCTGGATGATCTGCTGCGGCGCCGTTTACCTTTGATGATTCTAACGCAGCTGACTGAAGATCATTTACGTCAGATCACCGCCAAGCTTACCGATATCCTGGACTGGGACGAAACAGTCATCAGCCAGGAAATTGAAAATTGTCGTCAATATCCTCTTTACAACGAATAG